The DNA sequence ATGACAATAAAATGCCGGGAACAGATGAATTTTACGCGCATATGGAGATAAAGTGATGATCAGGACGAAAAATCTGTCAAAGATATACTCCACCGGCGAGGTGGAGACAGTTGCGTTATGCAATGTGAACCTCTCGGTCCAGCAGGGTGAGTTCGTGGCAGTCATGGGGCCGTCAGGCTGCGGGAAGACGACGCTGCTCAATGTGCTCGGGCTGATCGACAGCCCCTCGAACGGGGAATATGTTTTTCTTGATTATGAAGTGTCGGGATATTCCGAGCACGAGTTAACGAGCCTCCGTAAAAAAAACATCGGATTTGTTTTTCAGAGTTTCAATCTGATAGAAGAGCTGACCGTGTTCGAGAATGTCGAGCTCCCGCTCCTCTACCTCGGTATTTCCGCCGGAGAACGGAGGGAACGTGTGCTTTCGGTTCTGGACCGGAGCACCATTCTCTTCAAGAAAAATAATTTTCCCCAGCAGCTCTCGGGCGGCCAGCAGCAGCTCGCGGCGAT is a window from the bacterium genome containing:
- a CDS encoding ABC transporter ATP-binding protein — its product is MIRTKNLSKIYSTGEVETVALCNVNLSVQQGEFVAVMGPSGCGKTTLLNVLGLIDSPSNGEYVFLDYEVSGYSEHELTSLRKKNIGFVFQSFNLIEELTVFENVELPLLYLGISAGERRERVLSVLDRSTILFKKNNFPQQLSGGQQQLAAIARAIVAEPVLILADEPTGNLDSSHGKDVMNMLSGLNESGTTIVMVTHSPEYAEYSRRIIHLFDGHVVSENIRTGAYV